A genomic region of Montipora capricornis isolate CH-2021 unplaced genomic scaffold, ASM3666992v2 scaffold_309, whole genome shotgun sequence contains the following coding sequences:
- the LOC138035195 gene encoding uncharacterized protein, whose translation MPSPSRGPSLLSQSQTSPQFSEQSDAWLTIAQAIKQGPSLPKVELAKFSGDPLEYAEFVTNFKDNIESQVADESQRLTRLLAQCIGKAREAIRSCVNLPVGHRYSEAWKTLHENFSQSHMIVEAHMKKLREIQVRKADALTLMDFVRRLEDARRVLTSMGSNYTSRLDNEDLIIMLMRKEKSK comes from the coding sequence ATGCCTTCACCGTCACGGGGCCCATCCCTATTGTCTCAGTCGCAGACTTCTCCACAGTTCTCAGAACAGTCTGATGCATGGCTGACGATAGCACAAGCGATCAAACAAGGTCCATCCTTACCAAAGGTAGAATTGGCCAAGTTCAGTGGTGATCCCTTGGAGTATGCAGAGTTTGTTACGAACTTTAAGGATAACATTGAAAGTCAGGTAGCGGATGAATCCCAGAGACTTACGCGCTTGCTTGCACAGTGCATTGGAAAAGCTAGAGAAGCCATTAGAAGCTGTGTAAATCTGCCGGTGGGTCACAGGTACTCTGAAGCATGGAAGACCCTTCACGAGAACTTTAGCCAGTCTCACATGATAGTAGAAGCTCACATGAAGAAATTGCGAGAAATTCAGGTGCGTAAGGCTGATGCATTAACGCTTATGGACTTTGTAAGGCGACTAGAGGATGCCAGAAGAGTCTTGACGAGTATGGGTAGTAACTACACCAGTCGTTTGGACAATGAGGATCTGATAATAATGCTGATGAGAAAAGAGAAGAGCAAATGA